Proteins found in one Gigantopelta aegis isolate Gae_Host chromosome 12, Gae_host_genome, whole genome shotgun sequence genomic segment:
- the LOC121385945 gene encoding sex peptide receptor-like, whose amino-acid sequence MTGNTSFDCDGTESATSAQYITNVTGNVHVSDGNLLSIYPIPERYSIPIYVYASPILLLMTIFSNTMVCVVLFKRHMRSPTHVLLTVMAITDTLTGLFPVPVMAYFFGTEKVKDFVQYGWCFAYDYLTMYIPTIFHTASIWLTMALAVQRYICVCYPFKARTWCTITNAIRGTVIIYVMAVLSHICRFFEKDISSVVLPSLVNENETITACFIIWKPWLRDFAHVSLYYNIYFSFRVLFVHIVPCVSSVVLNALLLNNMRQASKRGDAVSEREQDVRICAEDATQNGIFQGKEKDGTTFYLLEATLGKIDYR is encoded by the exons ATGACAGGCAACACTAGTTTTGATTGTGATGGCACCGAATCGGCGACGTCGGCTCAATACATTACCAACGTCACTGGCAACGTGCATGTGTCGGACGGAAACCTGCTGTCGATATATCCAATACCTGAGAGATATTCCATTCCAATATACGTGTACGCCTCACCAATTCTTCTCTTGATGACAATTTTCAGTAACAcgatggtatgtgttgtcctgtttaAGCGACACATGCGCTCGCCCACGCACGTTCTTTTGACTGTCATGGCCATAACCGACACATTGACAGGTTTGTTTCCAGTTCCAGTTATGGCGTACTTCTTTGGAACAGAAAAGGTGAAAGACTTCGTACAGTACGGTTGGTGTTTTGCGTACGACTACCTGACAATGTACATCCCCACTATTTTCCACACGGCATCTATATGGCTGACCATGGCTCTGGCTGTTCAGAGGTACATCTGCGTCTGCTATCCCTTCAAAGCAAGGACATGGTGCACGATCACCAACGCCATCCGCGGAACAGTCATCATCTACGTGATGGCGGTTCTCAGTCACATATGCAGGTTTTTCGAAAAGGACATCAGTTCTGTTGTTTTGCCGTCGTTGGTGAACGAGAACGAAACTATCACAGCCTGTTTCATCATTTGGAAACCTTGGCTGAGAGATTTCGCCCATGTTTCactttactataatatatacttcTCGTTTCGAGTCCTCTTCGTACATATCGTCCCGTGTGTTTCCTCAGTTGTACTGAATGCACTGCTCCTCAACAATATGAGGCAGGCATCGAAGAGGGGGGACGCAGTATCAGAGAGAGAACAAGACGTCAGAAT CTGTGCAGAAGACGCAACCCAAAATGGGATCTTCCAAGGGAAAGAGAAAGATGGGACGACATTTTACTTGCTGGAAGCTACTCTCGGCAAA ATAGATTACAGATAG
- the LOC121385778 gene encoding uncharacterized protein LOC121385778 encodes MTMTLVWLFCAFALMVGGILGFDHTDWRFVTTSYKGEKVNGVVGLNRRSMLMIPDPVDKASKCNRRTINQHDFEKRLVAMKDPVTRECLVKPLGKKETYAYTKKALDSGSEFVQTLEHWDVPKNPLAKDKVKRKIGSFLDDFCSDSNVFLLKSLKRAKKVVKRSWCVLCLWCQNKG; translated from the exons ATGACAATGACGCTCGTGTGGTTGTTTTGTGCATTTGCCTTGATGGTTGGAGGGATATTGGGATTTGACCACACAGAC tgGCGTTTCGTAACAACCAGTTACAAAGGAGAGAAGGTCAATGGGGTCGTAGGTCTCAATCGGCGCAGTATGTTGATGATACCCGATCCAGTGGATAAAGCAAGCAAATGCAACCGAAGAACAATTAACCAGCACGACTTTGAGAAG cGCTTGGTAGCCATGAAGGATCCAGTAACACGGGAATGTCTGGTGAAGCCACTCGGGAAGAAGGAGACCTATGCATACACGAAGAAGGCCCTGGACAGTGGG AGTGAATTTGTCCAGACGTTGGAGCATTGGGATGTCCCGAAGAATCCACTGGCAAAAGATAAAGTGAAGAGAAAGATTGGATCTTTCTTGGATGACTTCTGTAGCGACTCCAATGTTTTCTTGCTGAAATCACTTAAGCGAG CTAAGAAGGTAGTGAAACGTAGCTGGTGTGTTCTTTGTCTTTGGTGTCAAAATAAAGGCTAA
- the LOC121385944 gene encoding SUMO-interacting motif-containing protein 1-like has protein sequence MYGLRSHIRVRTSRIQKQTPHDCTKTPHDCVKTPHDCVKTPHYCTKTFHDCVKTPHDCTKTPHDCVKTPHGCTKTPHDCVKTLHDCVKIPHDCTKTPHDCTKTPHDCTKIPHDCVKTPHDCVKTPHDCIKTPHDCVKTPHCCTKTPHDCTKIPHDCTPNDCIKTPHDCTKTPHDCVKTPHDCTKTPHDCFKTPHDCNRTPHDCTKTPHDCTKTPNDCIKTPHDCTKTPHDCTKTPHDCVKTPRDCTKTPHDCTKTPHDCVKTPHDCIKTPHDCTKIPHDCIKTHQDCTKIPHDCVQTPHDCTKTPHDCIKTPHDCTKIPHECVKTPHDCTKTPHDCTTTHNDCIKTPHDCVKTPHDCTKTPHNCTKTPHDCTKIPHDCTKTPHDCTKTPHDCTPNDCIQTPHDCTKTPHDCVKTPNDCVKTPNDCIKTPHDCTKTPHDCTKTPHDCVKTPHDCVKAPHDCTKTPRDCTKTPHDCVKTPHDCTKTPHDCTKTPHDCLPVYSDVCKTRI, from the exons ATGTATGGATTACGTAGCCACATTCGTGTGAGAACTTCCAGAATCCAGAAACAG ACACCTCACGACTGCACTAAGACTCCTCACGACTGTGTTAAGACTCCTCACGACTGTGTTAAGACTCCTCACTACTGTACTAAGACTTTTCACGACTGTGTTAAGACTCCTCACGACTGTACTAAGACTCCTCACGACTGCGTTAAGACTCCTCACGGCTGTACTAAGACTCCTCACGACTGTGTTAAGACTCTTCACGACTGTGTTAAGATTCCTCACGACTGTACTAAGACTCCTCACGACTGTACTAAGACTCCTCACGACTGTACTAAGATTCCTCATGACTGTGTTAAGACTCCTCACGACTGTGTTAAGACTCCTCACGACTGTATTAAGACTCCTCACGACTGTGTTAAGACTCCTCACTGCTGTACTAAGACTCCTCACGACTGTACTAAGATTCCTCACGACTGT ACTCCTAACGACTGTATAAAGACTCCTCACGACTGCACTAAGACTCCTCACGACTGTGTTAAGACTCCTCACGACTGCACTAAGACTCCTCACGACTGTTTTAAGACTCCTCACGACTGCAATAGGACTCCTCACGACTGTACTAAGACTCCTCACGACTGTACTAAGACTCCTAACGACTGTATAAAGACTCCTCACGACTGCACTAAGACTCCTCACGACTGTACTAAGACTCCTCACGACTGTGTTAAGACTCCGCGCGACTGTACTAAGACTCCTCACGACTGTACTAAGACTCCTCATGACTGTGTTAAGACTCCTCACGACTGTATTAAGACTCCTCACGACTGTACTAAGATTCCTCACGATTGTATTAAGACTCATCAGGACTGCACTAAGATTCCTCACGATTGTGTTCAGACTCCTCACGACTGTACAAAGACTCCTCACGACTGTATAAAGACTCCTCACGACTGTACTAAGATTCCTCACGAATGTGTTAAGACTCCTCACGACTGTACTAAGACTCCTCACGACTGTACTACGACTCATAACGACTGTATAAAGACTCCTCACGACTGTGTTAAGACTCCTCACGACTGTACTAAGACTCCTCACAACTGTACTAAGACTCCTCACGACTGTACTAAGATTCCTCACGACTGTACTAAGACTCCTCACGACTGTACTAAGACTCCTCACGACTGT ACTCCTAACGACTGTATACAGACTCCTCACGACTGTACTAAGACTCCTCACGACTGTGTTAAGACTCCTAACGACTGTGTTAAGACTCCTAACGACTGTATAAAGACTCCTCACGACTGTACTAAGACTCCTCACGACTGTACTAAGACTCCTCACGACTGTGTTAAGACTCCTCACGACTGTGTTAAGGCTCCTCACGACTGTACTAAGACTCCTCGCGACTGTACTAAGACTCCTCACGACTGTGTTAAGACTCCGCACGACTGCACTAAGACTCCTCACGACTGTACTAAGACTCCTCACGACTGCCTCCCGGTTTACTCCGACGTGTGCAAGACTCGCATATAA
- the LOC121385943 gene encoding uncharacterized protein LOC121385943 — translation MTMTLVWLFCAFALMVGGILGFDHTDWRFVTTSYKGEKVNGVVGLNRRSMLMIPDPVDKASKCNRRTINQHDFEKRLVAMKDPSNTGIGGEATREEGDSMHTRRRPWTVGGECPSDTTRRN, via the exons ATGACAATGACGCTCGTGTGGTTGTTTTGTGCATTTGCCTTGATGGTTGGAGGGATATTGGGATTTGACCACACAGAC tgGCGTTTCGTAACAACCAGTTACAAAGGAGAGAAGGTCAATGGGGTCGTAGGTCTCAATCGGCGCAGTATGTTGATGATACCCGATCCAGTGGATAAAGCAAGCAAATGCAACCGAAGAACAATTAACCAGCACGACTTTGAGAAG cGCTTGGTAGCCATGAAGGATCCAAGTAACACGGGAATTGGTGGTGAAGCCACTCGGGAAGAAGGAGACTCTATGCATACACGAAGAAGGCCCTGGACAGTGGGGGGTGAGTGCCCTTCCGACACGACTCGCCGAAATTAA